The stretch of DNA GTTCTCAAGAACGGTTAATGTTTTTTATGGAGCAAAACTCAAGATTCAACTCCCCACCATCAATTCCCAGCTGGAATCGCCTAATTCTCCATCAGATTTCGGAATAAAAACTCGGGATTCTCAGCTGTTGAGCCCATTTTCAGGCACCCCAGTGAAGGATTACTTCACCAGACAACTCTCTTTGAAAGAAATGGAGCTTTCCGAAGATTACACTTGTGTGATCACACATGGACCGAATCCGAAAACTACTCATATATTTGATGATTGCATCGTGGAGAATTGCTGTGAAAATGATGCAAAATTGGGTGAAGATTTCGACATAATCAAGACTGGTAGTTTTGTTGAAACCGATGCCTCGGATTCTCCACCGATGAGTTTCTTGAGTTCTTGTCACACTTGCAAACAAAATCTTGAACTGGGCAAAGATATTTACATCTACAGGTTAGCCCAAGAATATTCCTGTTTAAACAATTCATATATAGTAGTTTGTATAATTGGTAGTTGATCGATGATTGGTTTCGCTGccttaatattaaattattattgtttaaaatgTCGATCGGTCCAACAAGGATTCAAAGACTAAAACTTGTCGGTTTTTGTCGATCGAAGGACGATCAATTTGCTCGTGCTACTCGAATTCCACTATAGTCAAGCTTAACCAAGTGTTGATATTGTTTTGCAGGGGAGAGACGGCTTTTTGTAGCCATGAATGCCGTTATCAAGAAATGCTTTTTGAAAAAACGAAGAATGAAGAGATGGATGATGCTTTTTAGGACGCCTttattttttgggaaaaaaataaaagaaatattatTACTGCTACGAGCATTGGATTTTCTATGCTTCTCTTTGTTTCTTCAAGAGGAATTTGGCATCTTCGAAAGGGATTTCAATTGATTTTCCATGATCTGTTGGAAGATGACTCAACTTGTCTATcctcttttcttgtttttcttttttttttttgggaaaaataatatatatttcttgattttttttttggtgggcTTCTTCTTGTAAGTTTTGAATCTCTCTCCCCTGCATAAATAATGTACAAGAATGATTGATGGGATCCAATGACAGTTAATATTACTTTGGTCTTTATCCCCTTATTTTTAGCATTTAAATGACAATACCCTATGGTTTGAAACGCATTATGTGTTTTACAACAGTTCGTTATATCTTAATACAATTGAAAATGGGATCATCAACACATGCATGGTCTCTCAcggatcaattttgtgatattGATGTCCAGATCAATCTggttcatgaaaaattattaatctttataTAAAAATGTCTTTTGTAAGTAGTATAAATACATGAGATATTTTACACATTCTAAAAAAATTGCGAGAatgattgatttttttattttttttaccacGTTAATATTGAGGTCTTGGCTCCATTTTGGGATGCATCTTGACCGTCCACAGTGATCTACCAAGCATGTGATGTGCGTGGTGTTGCTTCCCCAATCAAGTTCTTATCCACTTTAGAGTGATTTCAAAGGCtatcttaattattattatcgttattatatattattgatACCTTGTGAATAATTTGCTTGGATGGTCATCGGACATGCCGATATATTTTGCTGTATAAGCGTATTTTTCCATTGCCAGTTTAAGAAAAGAATCACCCGAGAATTCAGAATATCCGACCGGATTAATATGTCCGAACCGCTAGTCGAGCATCCGATTACCTTCTTAGCTGATCATCTGAGATTGACTACTCCAATCCACTCATCCCCGTAGTGCTAACTCTTGAGCATCCCATTGATCAAATTTCAAGCTAGGATTAGTCTAATATTGTTTTGACAGAGAATAGTTACGTAAATCATGGAATTTGATAGAGTATACGTACATATGTTACCATATTAATCGATTATCTACTTTCTTCTTTCTCTCACTCCCCTTACTTAAACATCGGAAGAATCGCGTCGAAATTTTCAGGCTTCATTGGACTTGTGAAAGACAAGATCATTGTCCACTCAGCTAATATAATGCAAAGTGGAGTCGTCTATTTTTCGtcttataaattattattcatATTTAGGCATTCTCAAGAAAGAACAATTTTTATTCCACACGAATGtctttcttctgcacatgatctctaataaaatgatgtcttatatcaatgtgcttcgttctgaaatgaagtactggattgtgTGTAATTGTTATAGCACTgatattgtcacaaaatataggtGGGGGGTTTGACAATAAACAACTCTTGTTAGGAGGAATTTTAGGACATAAACACAAGTTGGCTGCCTAAACTCAGCCTAATTAAACTCTTGCTTTGAAGGAAAGAGAAGACATCATTATCATAATTGGAATTTTAGGAGTTCATTATCGGAGAGATGGATGGCCAATACCAGTTTGGGTTTCGATTCGATACACCAGTCGGCCCATaaataaaactttaaaaaataaaacactatTCGTATAAATTACAGGCTGGGATACAGATTAATATAATTATGAATTGAAACCCTCAATCGATACATTTGATACATATTGGGTAAACTCTTGATTTTACTCAATAGCCCTGCAAACTGCTCTAATAAGATAAACCGTAATAAACAAACTACGTGCACGATATGTTCGCCTGAGAACATGGCGTAGTATTTTTAGTCTAGGAGGATGaatattatgttaaaaatttcaTTGATAAAAAATTGTTTGTTAACATAATACACATATGTTATTTCAATCTTTTAGTCTAAACATATTTAtctctaatattttttttatttttaaataataatatcaccaataattatacaaaaaagttaaatttgatttatatttatacGAAAAAATTATAATTCGCTTATAATAGATATGTCTTGATCGAAAAAAATTTAGTTAGAAAATTCGAATTCCTGACAAAAGTGGTCAAATCTTCACCGTATGGGACAACTTCTCCGTGGCTtccaataatatttttattattatgttgTCATTCTTCAGACAACCATTCGACGCAACATGATTAGGAACATTCTTGGAAACTCCCATTTTGAGTGTTTACCATCTTTGTCCTAATTAAATTGACGTTCAACCAACCAGCCTAGCCTCGAGGAGATCATGTAAGTTTTCGAGTTCTTTTCTCGGAAGTTTCCAATTTCACAGCACCCCggaatttttctttttatttcatTTGAAGAGTTAGTGTTAAGCACATGACAATGTTTACAAATTGAGAAGGTCATGTATCAAAATATATATCGAAGATCtggtaaaattttaaattgcccttttcgaaaaatacaaactttgtcgtcttaaagttttaaatttgagaCGAGATCTTAAATTCAAAGCTCATTCCGTGGTCTCTCCCAAAACTTGTAGATGAAGTAATATTTTTGTTCAGAATATCTGAGATTGATGTCTGAAACAAAtgttatttaatgttttttttttaatcaccaGGCAATTTCTTGAAATCTTCTTGAGAAGACCAAATTAACATAGAAAGTAATGGTCATTTTAATAATGCAGGATATATGATATGTGATGAATTTCACTTGAAGCTTAAGAAGAAAAACTACTGCGCATGCATGAACATGACCCAAGATTGATCGAACAATTGgaaattgaaattaattttgTGTTATATggagaaattatttaatttcgTAGTAAGGGAGAAAAACCCAATTTCCAcgtaaaaaaatgtaaaatatttatttttaggtAACTGTTAATTCTCttagaaaaatattatgaaattaaataaaataatattataaaaattctaCACACTCAACAATAATATTATCCGTCATCCGAAATAGTTTATAATGTATTTTGTAGTAgctctcttgtgagatggtctaacgaatctttatctgtgagacgagtcaatcatatcgatattcacaataaaaaataatactcttatcacaaaaagtaatactttttcatgaatgactcaaataagatattcgtctcataaaatacgacccgtgagatcgtctcacacaagtttttgtatgTATCTTGATATGTATTAATTAATAATCGCAAATAATAACCTTTTACTAAGcttttttaaaaatcttataataatataattaaagtcGAGTCTCTTGTACAAATTAACTTGTAATTGATTTGGTGAaatcttatttaaaattataatcgttttttgaaaataacaaTCGGGCTATTTTAATTTTAAGGTCGCATGAGCCGTGAGGCCCTGCATGTATGTATAAATACAGACATCGGCAGCTCTACAAGACATACCAGCATTAACCAGAAATCTACAAGCCGAGATTTAATGAAAAtgctttgagttttttttttttgttgttcaTCTCGATTCATGTTCTTCAACCCCTCAAATTCTCTGTCTATTATGAAATCGAATCTTTGCTACTGATTCTGCTCCCTTTCtcatatttcaaacttttcttGGAGGAACATCGATATCAGCTAGATTATTGAACTCTGGGTTTCTCTAGGATGGAGGTGCACCCAGCACCTGGAAAGTGGGTTGTTGATCAGGCGAAGGGCTGCCTGCAGAACAAGCTGCGGCGGCTGCCCTTTATCTTTGAGAAGGTTCTGGAGTTACCGTTTCACGCCGATGCCGACGTTTGTGTGGAAGAAACACCGGAATCCATTACATTCACTGTCAACACCAACGATATCTCGGGAGATATCAAGGCCGATACTGTTGAGACCTTTCCCGGAGTTTCCAAGATTGTCATTCGGGGCGAGGGCTTGGTTGAGCCAGCAGGAAGTGAGTTCGAGCTCGATTTGTGGAGGATTCGGTTGCCGGAGAGAACAATGCCGCAGCTCGCGTACGCTGCCTACGGCAAAGGGGAGCTGGTGGTGACTGTGCCGAAAAGGGTGGAGGAGGAGATTACTGGCGGGGGTGATTACGGCCGGGGAACTGGAAGAGTTGCGCTTGTGTAAAGCACTTGAACTATCTACCTTTATTATATAGAATATTATTAGGTTTCACGATGAAATTTTCACGACGTGATTTGGTCCAAAAGGACAAAGCAAATTAATTTCTCTGTGTTGTGCTTGTCCTTttataagatatatatatatatttaaaaaataatatataaatatcaaaactcTTCTGAAAAGCGATGAATAAGCAAAAATTCATgagattaaaaattaaaatatgattttttaattaattaaaaaaaatgaataaaagaTGATTTTCGTACTTCTCTTTCAGTTTTTCTataaaaagatataaaaaaaaggaaaaaaaaagtccATTATATTCTAATATTAGAacgaattatatttttaaaattaaaaagtattcagaAAAAAAACCATATTGATAGTTTGTTTTAATTTATAAGATTTGTACCCAAATTGAACCCGACGATGACAGAACGATAATCGGAACTGTTTGTAGAACTACGATTCAACTCTTGCTAGTTTATGAGCAACGTCTTCCTGCTAGATCCAAAAGTCTAAAATTGATTTAGATACACGAGATTCAAAagtctaaaatttatttaaaagttctcttttattttttatttatttttcacaaacTGAAGAATCCTTCCGGTCTCCTCCTCAATTTGTTCTCTTTAATACAGTACAGTTCTGTGTCGGGGATGAATGAATACAGACAATAAGAAAATACATACGAGAAAGATGAAGTTaacacaatttaatttaaagacaAGTATATATATAGTACAACTGTATCACACACACACGCAATCATTTAATTTTAGTTTAAAAATATACATTTGCATGGATTGCAAAGTTTTATtctcacatatttatttatagtttcaatgaaaataaataattaaataaaaatagctCTTGCCATTGATATACAACCCAAATTACGACACTGAGTTTTATCATTAGACATACATGTATCAAATTGGTAGTTTTTCTTCATTAGCCAATTGGCTCAGCTTACGTTGTACGTAAATCAAATGCCTTCCGGTCCCTTTTAACCCACCCCGTATCTGTAAAAATTGTATCAAGAAAATGATAGTCTTTCTGCTGATGTATGCGTTATTCGATTAGTCATTATCGCAAAACCAGAAAAGATGTGAAAAACAATTTTGCTTGTTTAACAATAATAGTCCTTAAATTAAACAGAGGATTGATTAAGCAACATGTAAAATATTCATAGAAACGCAGCTCTTAGGAAAACCATAGCGTGCCTCGGCGGCGATTGAAGGCAAAGGCTCAAGCTATCCATCCAACCAATAAAGAAAATTTGAACTTAAGAGACATCTAAACCAAAACAAAATCACAGCAAAAGAAGATAAAGCTTTCATCGCTTCTTGGAGACACCGACAGTCTTTCCTCGGCGCCCAGTAGTCTTAGTGTGCTGTCCGCGCACGCGAAGACCCCAGTAGTGACGGAGCCCGCGATGGTTCCtgcatgcatcatgaaaatttgaataaagaGAAGCACAGCTAGTGGTCGATATGTATTAGAAGCAATTTGAAGTTAAACCTGATCTTCTTCAAGCGTTCAAGATCATCCCTGAGTTTCATGTCCAGTGCATTGGAAGTCACCTGAGAAAACTTTCCATCCTTGTAATCCTTCTTCCTGTTTAAAAACCAGTCTgggatcttgaattggcggggATTAGACACAATAACCATCAAGTTATCGATCTCAGCAGCAGAAAGTTCACCGGCCCTAGTTAGAACATCAATACATTGATTATTTCAAACATGAATATACCGAAAGAACGCCTAATGAAGATTTCAAAACACCATATAAACCTGAAGAGACATTGTCATCGATTTATCACTATTGACATTAATTGCAACAGAGGATACAATTGAGCAATGAAATGGTAGCGATAGTAATATAGACATTTTGAACGAAAAGTGATTCAAACAATTATTCCAATTGCACTGTCAACTTTCAGTTACAACTGCAACTTGAGATAGGAATATATTATATCCAATTTAAATGTCAATAGGCACATTCAATATCAGACTTTCAGCCATTCCAAAGTCCCATCAAGGCTGTAGGATCCAGATCCCTGAATATAAAACATGCTATAGCTCAACCTTCATCTTCTTTGGGAACCAAAACATGCCTTCTCACAaaaaatacataaggaattagaAGAATTTTTCGATTTGACAGCACAACCCAAGGGTAACATTATCTGACTGGTGAACTGTTGCCTTGAGATTGAGCTCAAACTTTTACAAGTTCGTTCTAAAGCTTGTTGGTTGTCGCAAGCTTTTTCTTGTTATCGTTACTAATTTATAATCGATAAACATATAGCATACCATGTAATTTatactgatataaattcaatgaaacataaacataaactttcATAAATATTTGTCTCTGAAAGTAAAATTAATCCAATATCATTCTGATGATACAATTTAGACGACTAGAATTTTGAAAATACATTTTAGGGGACtagaaatataataattttgaatTCGATCAATTATAAAACAAGCTACACGCACGGATCGGGCTTAACTCTAAACTTCATTTTCATGCTCGACTCCTTTACATTTCCAGCAACTGTTACCTCTAGAGCTCCATCCTTGGGGTCTAACAAAAAGAGAAATCTATAGCATGGAAGAGTGCTTAAAAAAGTTGAAAATATCTCTCATGAACAGTTTGaaataaatgaatttataaTAGCATAAATAACAATAGACAACTGCCACGCACAACACAGAAAGCAAATTAACATCCAAGAAACACACACAGAATCAGGATCAAATTCAAGCTAACATGTACTGATCTGACGCAAATCTAAAGAGTGAGAAAAGAGAGGACCTtttgttcatgtcaacatcgGCCTTCTTGCAGACAATATTGGCGAAACGGCGACCGATACCCTTGATGGAGGTCAAAGCGAACATGATCTTCTGCTTCCCATCCACATTTGTGTTCTGCACACGCAGAATGTGCTGGAACTCCTCATTCGACACGAGCGA from Primulina tabacum isolate GXHZ01 chromosome 3, ASM2559414v2, whole genome shotgun sequence encodes:
- the LOC142539352 gene encoding small ribosomal subunit protein uS13z/uS13y/uS13x-like, which encodes MSLVSNEEFQHILRVQNTNVDGKQKIMFALTSIKGIGRRFANIVCKKADVDMNKRAGELSAAEIDNLMVIVSNPRQFKIPDWFLNRKKDYKDGKFSQVTSNALDMKLRDDLERLKKIRNHRGLRHYWGLRVRGQHTKTTGRRGKTVGVSKKR
- the LOC142539351 gene encoding FCS-Like Zinc finger 8-like, which encodes MLRNISRTVTTKQAIMADQNPIHSSAKDPTKPVSSFLNSPRFFSGFLSRTISDPETALASPTSILDTRISPSFVTPFGYDNILSKSPTPYSETTNKSSSNKQNPEAIGLALVHSINEERTDEKFSRTVNVFYGAKLKIQLPTINSQLESPNSPSDFGIKTRDSQLLSPFSGTPVKDYFTRQLSLKEMELSEDYTCVITHGPNPKTTHIFDDCIVENCCENDAKLGEDFDIIKTGSFVETDASDSPPMSFLSSCHTCKQNLELGKDIYIYRGETAFCSHECRYQEMLFEKTKNEEMDDAF
- the LOC142538295 gene encoding uncharacterized protein LOC142538295, whose translation is MEVHPAPGKWVVDQAKGCLQNKLRRLPFIFEKVLELPFHADADVCVEETPESITFTVNTNDISGDIKADTVETFPGVSKIVIRGEGLVEPAGSEFELDLWRIRLPERTMPQLAYAAYGKGELVVTVPKRVEEEITGGGDYGRGTGRVALV